From a single Solanum dulcamara chromosome 4, daSolDulc1.2, whole genome shotgun sequence genomic region:
- the LOC129886291 gene encoding probable transcription factor At3g04930 — protein sequence MDSVPDRHHQTGYNDDTLDYDVDVDGDDDSNSSPSVAGEVTIAVAGVSTGDSPSPLIHTGKRPRIDDFAIPVILPGAVKKPSGAFDESRKLFQRLWTDEDEIELLRGFLEYTTQRGLNNSSQQHHYDTTAFYDQIKSKFQLDFNKNQLVEKLRRLKKKYRTVMSKMGSGKDFVFKSAHDQVTFEISHKIWSSNGGSYVRSSPGGSVGFSAPPLEDGGLDDEDHLNPNPPNSDSIVLYHSPSPKFNLNSNPNGIAIKTPRSHKRSPPVPVPVPTEAVKVEQHSYQPPGASINVPMPTTNSNPVAAAPVASVAASAPTTVAASVPSLIEETVRNCVSPIFKELLNNVANLNGSARGFGFGFGGMGMSPIPLGFGGGAMSMEMMGDEKWRKQQMLELEVYSKRLELVQDQVKAQLEELRSMGSNN from the coding sequence ATGGATTCTGTACCAGATCGGCACCACCAAACAGGCTACAACGATGATACCCTTGATTATGATGTCGATGTGGACGGTGATGACGATTCTAATTCTTCTCCATCCGTCGCCGGCGAGGTGACCATAGCTGTCGCCGGCGTCTCAACCGGTGATTCTCCTTCTCCTCTGATTCACACCGGGAAACGACCGAGAATTGATGATTTCGCCATTCCCGTTATTCTTCCTGGAGCCGTGAAAAAGCCGTCTGGTGCTTTTGATGAGTCTCGTAAGCTGTTTCAAAGGCTTTGGACTGATGAGGATGAGATTGAGTTGTTGCGAGGGTTTCTGGAGTACACGACGCAGCGTGGCTTGAACAATTCTTCGCAGCAGCACCATTACGATACGACGGCGTTTTACGACCAGATCAAGTCCAAATTCCAGCTGGATTTCAACAAAAACCAGCTGGTGGAGAAGCTCCGGCGACTGAAGAAGAAGTACAGGACTGTGATGAGCAAGATGGGATCCGGCAAGgactttgttttcaaaagtGCTCACGATCAGGTAACTTTCGAAATCTCCCACAAGATCTGGAGTAGTAATGGAGGCTCTTATGTCCGCAGCAGCCCTGGAGGCTCTGTTGGTTTCTCCGCCCCACCGCTAGAAGATGGTGGATTGGATGATGAAGATCACCTTAACCCTAACCCCCCTAATTCTGATTCTATTGTCCTTTATCATAGCCCCAGCCCCAAGTTTAACCTTAACTCTAACCCTAATGGAATTGCCATCAAAACTCCAAGATCACACAAAAGGTCTCCACCAGTACCAGTACCAGTACCTACAGAAGCTGTTAAAGTTGAGCAACATTCTTATCAGCCACCGGGGGCCAGCATTAATGTGCCAATGCCGACCACAAACTCGAACCCTGTGGCAGCTGCCCCTGTGGCCAGTGTTGCCGCCTCAGCTCCCACCACGGTGGCTGCTTCAGTGCCTAGCCTGATTGAGGAAACAGTGAGGAATTGTGTATCGCCAATTTTCAAGGAGCTGTTGAACAATGTGGCAAATTTGAACGGGTCTGCTAGAGGGTTTGGGTTTGGATTCGGAGGAATGGGGATGAGTCCAATCCCGTTGGGGTTCGGGGGAGGTGCAATGAGCATGGAAATGATGGGGGACGAGAAATGGAGGAAGCAGCAGATGTTAGAGCTGGAAGTGTATTCGAAGAGGTTAGAACTGGTTCAAGATCAGGTAAAAGCACAATTGGAGGAGCTGAGATCAATGGGAAGTAACAATTGA